One genomic region from Dehalobacter restrictus DSM 9455 encodes:
- a CDS encoding GntR family transcriptional regulator, protein MADILYLAVVEEIKKAIVSGHLSPRDMLKSESEMMKEYGVSRMTLRKSLSLLSNQGYIYSVPGKGNFVKKPDTDVYQFRFNRYDNLLSKVDRIKLLSVTVNTASDDVMDNLLLQENGRVVRVERLVYSDDQPVALEVVNTQYIPNTPVVEDRINFANYAYNLDKKLAFGEETFGLTKELVIKVVKAGEDICMRLSIAPGEDVFEISERIMKKDDHSPLTYSLFYIRKEYFMLTAKTPEEDASKKIF, encoded by the coding sequence TTGGCTGATATTTTATATTTGGCAGTCGTTGAAGAAATCAAGAAAGCAATAGTTTCCGGGCATCTTTCTCCTAGGGATATGCTGAAGTCGGAATCGGAAATGATGAAAGAATACGGCGTAAGCAGAATGACCTTACGAAAAAGCTTATCGTTATTATCCAATCAGGGCTATATTTATTCCGTTCCAGGTAAAGGCAATTTTGTCAAAAAACCAGATACCGATGTTTATCAATTCCGTTTTAACCGTTACGATAATCTGCTGTCCAAAGTTGACCGGATCAAACTGTTATCGGTTACAGTGAATACCGCTTCGGATGATGTAATGGATAACCTTTTGCTGCAGGAGAACGGACGGGTGGTGAGAGTCGAACGATTAGTCTACAGCGATGATCAGCCGGTGGCTCTCGAAGTTGTCAATACCCAATACATACCCAATACTCCAGTGGTTGAGGACAGAATTAACTTTGCCAATTATGCATATAACTTGGATAAGAAGCTGGCTTTTGGGGAAGAAACCTTTGGCTTAACTAAAGAGCTGGTTATCAAAGTGGTAAAGGCCGGTGAAGACATCTGCATGAGACTGAGTATTGCCCCGGGCGAGGATGTATTTGAAATCAGCGAGAGGATCATGAAAAAGGATGACCATTCTCCACTGACTTACAGCTTGTTTTATATTCGTAAGGAGTATTTTATGCTTACGGCGAAAACTCCGGAGGAAGATGCAAGTAAAAAAATATTTTGA
- a CDS encoding GTP-binding protein gives MFTRIVFVSGFLGSGKTTFIVKLVESLAQRNIKAALIVNEAGEIGIDNQYMKQLGYNVWEIFGGCICCTLSVSLEHTIQELEKNYHPDVIIIEPSGAANPETVYNSLISFGIEKERIANFFILDPTRIEMFLEILTPLLISSLELADCVLINKIDLADGESIEKCRELALTHGPHSPNFLIDASQSLSGELSGYIADLIVKR, from the coding sequence ATGTTCACCAGAATCGTATTTGTGTCTGGTTTTTTGGGTTCAGGAAAGACGACATTTATCGTAAAGCTGGTGGAATCTTTAGCGCAAAGAAATATCAAAGCGGCTCTTATCGTCAATGAAGCCGGGGAAATCGGCATCGATAACCAATATATGAAGCAGCTGGGATATAACGTCTGGGAAATCTTCGGCGGGTGTATCTGCTGCACGTTATCCGTCAGCCTGGAACATACGATTCAGGAGCTGGAAAAGAATTATCATCCGGATGTAATTATCATTGAGCCCAGTGGAGCAGCCAATCCGGAAACCGTTTACAATTCCCTGATCAGTTTTGGCATCGAGAAAGAGAGAATTGCAAACTTCTTTATTTTGGATCCCACCCGGATTGAGATGTTTTTGGAGATATTAACGCCACTCCTGATTTCCAGTCTTGAGCTAGCGGATTGTGTACTGATCAATAAAATAGACCTGGCAGACGGGGAGTCCATTGAAAAATGCCGGGAATTGGCCTTGACCCATGGACCACATTCACCAAACTTCCTGATTGATGCAAGTCAATCCTTGTCGGGGGAATTGTCTGGGTATATTGCGGATCTGATCGTAAAGAGGTGA
- a CDS encoding cobalamin B12-binding domain-containing protein — protein sequence MSNVLIQMTAGLEDEKVILEVRRQLDAGIDPVEIFGACQEGMVEIGKRFQKGEYFVSDLMMAGAIFMSVNEIVTPFLKVLGSSNAEKVVIGTVQGDIHNIGKDLVVAMLKAGNFDVVDVGVDVTPEAFVQALQDSGAKVLGLSCLLTTAYDSVKATVAAVEAAGLRDKVKIMIGGGPVDQGVVEFTGADAFGKDAQDAVRVCKELI from the coding sequence GTGAGCAATGTATTGATCCAGATGACTGCAGGCCTGGAAGACGAAAAGGTTATACTTGAGGTACGAAGACAACTTGACGCAGGCATTGACCCGGTAGAAATTTTCGGGGCATGCCAGGAAGGTATGGTGGAGATCGGCAAACGGTTCCAGAAGGGGGAATACTTTGTTTCCGACCTGATGATGGCAGGGGCAATTTTTATGAGCGTCAATGAAATTGTTACTCCTTTTCTCAAAGTGTTAGGAAGCTCCAATGCGGAAAAAGTTGTCATCGGCACAGTTCAGGGGGATATTCATAATATCGGCAAGGATCTGGTGGTTGCCATGCTTAAGGCCGGAAACTTTGATGTTGTGGATGTGGGCGTTGATGTAACGCCAGAGGCTTTTGTCCAGGCTTTGCAGGACAGCGGCGCCAAGGTACTTGGGCTTTCCTGCCTCCTGACCACCGCATACGACTCAGTCAAAGCTACGGTGGCGGCAGTGGAAGCTGCGGGGCTAAGGGATAAAGTGAAGATCATGATCGGCGGCGGACCGGTTGACCAGGGAGTTGTGGAATTTACAGGAGCGGATGCATTCGGCAAAGATGCCCAGGATGCGGTAAGAGTATGTAAGGAGTTGATCTGA
- a CDS encoding uroporphyrinogen decarboxylase family protein → MNPLYLERLEKAKKTIVFENDSVTSCYIGTATPPAHMGITMAEYINDQEKGLDIFIDYVNEINATAPVDCLNSGYMPKPNIALATAWFSKIKVPGRDLPENSLWQVEEKKVMQDADYDLVIEKGYNGLFEKIFPQVADMAEFQEFIRYNQENGAKDAGKYINAGYPVITASMISPPFEMLCGARTMGQFYMDCYKMPDKVKAALDAMLPDIVNSAVGIAKAAQGVGTWVGGWRGASALVSTKIWEKLVWPYIYDAAITLVDNGLTPIFHLDQNWDRDIERFLEVPAKKCILNTDGMTDLRNAKKKLGDHIAFMGDVPAQLLATGTPEQVSDYVKRLLDDIGTEGVFVTPGCDAPANAKFENMVAMFKAAAEF, encoded by the coding sequence ATGAATCCGTTATATCTTGAACGCCTGGAAAAAGCCAAGAAAACCATTGTCTTTGAAAATGATTCAGTAACCTCTTGTTATATTGGAACGGCAACTCCTCCGGCACACATGGGGATAACCATGGCGGAGTATATAAACGATCAGGAAAAGGGGCTGGACATATTCATTGACTATGTCAATGAGATTAATGCCACCGCACCTGTTGACTGCCTGAACAGTGGATACATGCCAAAGCCCAACATAGCGCTGGCCACAGCATGGTTTTCTAAAATAAAGGTACCGGGCAGGGATCTTCCGGAGAATTCCCTCTGGCAAGTCGAAGAAAAAAAGGTAATGCAGGACGCAGATTATGATCTGGTTATTGAAAAGGGCTACAATGGGCTGTTTGAAAAAATATTTCCTCAAGTGGCTGATATGGCGGAATTTCAGGAATTTATCCGGTATAATCAGGAAAATGGAGCCAAAGATGCCGGGAAATATATTAATGCCGGTTATCCGGTCATTACCGCTTCCATGATCAGTCCGCCCTTTGAAATGCTTTGTGGCGCCCGCACTATGGGACAGTTCTATATGGACTGCTATAAAATGCCGGACAAAGTAAAAGCAGCTTTGGACGCTATGCTGCCTGATATTGTAAATTCTGCAGTCGGGATTGCCAAGGCGGCTCAGGGAGTTGGCACTTGGGTAGGCGGGTGGCGTGGAGCCAGTGCCTTAGTGTCAACAAAAATATGGGAAAAATTAGTATGGCCCTATATATATGATGCAGCAATAACCTTGGTTGATAATGGGCTAACCCCGATTTTCCATCTCGATCAGAATTGGGATCGGGATATTGAGAGATTTCTGGAAGTGCCGGCCAAAAAGTGCATCCTGAATACCGATGGCATGACCGATTTAAGAAACGCCAAGAAGAAATTAGGGGATCATATAGCGTTTATGGGAGACGTACCGGCCCAGCTGCTGGCTACAGGCACTCCGGAACAAGTCAGCGACTATGTGAAGAGACTTCTGGATGATATCGGCACTGAGGGGGTTTTTGTGACTCCAGGATGTGATGCCCCGGCCAATGCTAAGTTCGAAAATATGGTAGCAATGTTTAAGGCGGCAGCAGAATTTTAA